In the genome of Meles meles chromosome 2, mMelMel3.1 paternal haplotype, whole genome shotgun sequence, one region contains:
- the ATP5ME gene encoding ATP synthase subunit e, mitochondrial: protein MVPPVQVSPLIKLGRYSALFLGVAYGAKRYSYLKPRAEEERRIAAEEKKKEDERKRIERELAEAQDDSILK, encoded by the exons ATGGTGCCGCCGGTGCAAGTCTCCCCGCTCATCAAG CTGGGCCGCTACTCCGCCCTGTTTCTCGGCGTGGCGTACGGAGCCAAGCGCTACA GTTATCTGAAACCTCGggcagaagaggagaggaggataGCCgctgaggagaaaaagaaggaggatgAACGGAAACGGATTGAGAGAGAACTGGCAGAAG CCCAAGATGACAGCATACTAAAGTGA
- the MYL5 gene encoding myosin light chain 5 — protein sequence MRDCGSSRVCGLSSQGRRVGEGAPAFPPRGWSAAFSNVQAHDDPRSATRTAQEEPVVRLEVLGWESGVFGLMERKPESELSWGTGQELKTGDLGREGTDHRLRHIQAWDIRGWKMRVLVFTLEGSLDQACPLAGRLHGPFAPWTSRPSWLLAKLKMSPGCRAASRKTKKKEGGGLRAQRASSNVFSNFEQTQIQEFKEAFTLMDQNRDGFIDKEDLKDTYASLGKTNIKDDELDAMLKEASGPINFTMFLNMFGAKLTGTDAEETILNAFKMLDPDGKGSINKDYIKRLLMSQADKMTAEEVDQMFQFATIDAAGNLDYKALSYVLTHGEEKEE from the exons ATGCGCGACTGCGGGAGCAGCAGGG TGTGTGGGCTCTCCAGTCAGGGCCGGCGAGTCGGGGAAGGAGCCCCCGCATTCCCACCCCGCGGCTGGAGTGCAGCCTTCAGCAACGTCCAGGCCCATGACGACCCCAGGTCAGCCACAAGGACTGCCCAGGAAGAGCCCGTGGTCCGGTTAGAGGTTTTGGGCTGGGAATCCGGGGTCTTCGGACTGAT GGAGCGGAAGCCAGAGTCCGAGCTGTCctgggggactgggcaggagctTAAGACAGGCGACCTGGGCAGGGAGGGCACAGACCATCGCCTCAGGCACATCCAGGCATG GGACATCCGCGGTTGGAAGATGAGGGTCCTGGTCTTCACACTGGAAGGGTCCCTAGACCAGGCCTGCCCACTTGCTGGCCGCCTGCATGGTCCATTTGCTCCTTGGACGTCCAGGCCCAGCTGGCTCCTGGCCAAGCTCAAGATGAGCCCTGGGTGCCGTGCT GCCAGCAGGAAGActaagaagaaggaaggggggggCCTACGGGCCCAGAGGGCATCATCCAACGTCTTCTCCAACTTCGAGCAGACCCAGATCCAGGAGTTCAAAGAG GCATTCACACTAATGGATCAGAACCGAGATGGCTTTATCGACAAGGAGGACCTAAAGGACACCTACGCCTCACTGG GCAAAACCAACATCAAGGATGACGAGCTGGATGCCATGCTCAAGGAGGCGTCGGGGCCCATCAACTTCACCATGTTCCTGAATATGTTTGGGGCAAAGCTGACAG GTACGGATGCTGAGGAGACCATCTTAAATGCCTTCAAGATGCTGGATCCTGATGGCAAAGGCAGCATCAACAAGGACTA CATCAAGCGGCTGTTGATGTCCCAGGCAGACAAGATGACCGCTGAAGAG GTGGACCAGATGTTCCAGTTTGCTACCATCGATGCTGCAGGCAACCTGGACTATAAGGCATTGAGCTACGTGCTCACCCacggggaggagaaggaggagtga